One Pleurocapsa sp. PCC 7327 DNA segment encodes these proteins:
- a CDS encoding ribulose bisphosphate carboxylase small subunit, with product MKTLPKERRYETLSYLPPMTDQQIAKQIQYMLDQGYIPAVEFEENPQPSDHHWTLWKLPLFSATSPQEVLNEVRECRAEYSNCYIRVIGFDNIKQCQTMSFIVHKPNSSRY from the coding sequence ATGAAAACATTACCCAAAGAGCGCCGTTACGAAACTCTCTCCTATTTGCCTCCCATGACGGATCAGCAAATTGCCAAGCAGATCCAGTACATGTTAGACCAGGGATATATTCCTGCGGTTGAGTTTGAAGAAAATCCCCAACCTAGCGATCACCACTGGACTTTGTGGAAGTTGCCGCTATTTAGTGCGACTTCTCCCCAAGAAGTTCTTAATGAAGTGCGCGAATGCCGTGCTGAGTATTCCAACTGCTACATTCGCGTCATTGGCTTTGACAACATTAAGCAGTGCCAAACGATGAGCTTTATCGTTCACAAGCCTAATTCCAGCCGTTACTAA